From Acidipropionibacterium acidipropionici, one genomic window encodes:
- a CDS encoding ApeA N-terminal domain 1-containing protein, whose translation MAKDIWLDESVEWRGHWWLPGDADNSVPGILRYEPEDGLHLELIGGFEDRNLRQFDGGFDVLEGHKNWPMILGTCRNTKITLLGCFPIHSSRSFFSYETNGPDEQTISVTTALTGVHLTTRDDRIFSKCLISVENLGQWSGSHVFSSTFGTTDGQLNGNSSITLKRTESPTAKVDGATVTLRHESVLASFDDVRAHSTASMRDAVCVSVAPEAPMTVAEAQDWASAIQDLVSLGTDQACAVLRLELRIPLDMEMLPDGYPVHDHSAFVYNRGIVRGHGSAPAVEPRDMLFTCDDIPFDDVLPLWWTVRAKFSASIGMLLGLKYSPAQYVESKLLSVAGAAESFHRALGIAEKHMPDEDFKTFRKSLLEITPKDYQAWIKDAVRNSKASLRARLRGIAHRLDSDAMAILIPDVEEWARKSTRARNALAHTGEAPDYTTEELHAVVTVTSAVVTMNLLIELGLPGDKQRELANENPGLQYASDLATQFLTAA comes from the coding sequence ATGGCGAAAGATATATGGCTCGACGAAAGCGTCGAGTGGAGGGGACACTGGTGGCTTCCGGGCGATGCTGATAACAGTGTCCCGGGGATCCTCAGGTACGAGCCCGAGGACGGGCTGCATCTGGAACTCATCGGTGGATTCGAGGACCGCAACCTGCGACAGTTCGACGGGGGCTTCGACGTCCTTGAGGGCCATAAGAACTGGCCCATGATCTTGGGAACCTGCCGGAACACGAAAATCACGCTTCTCGGTTGTTTCCCTATCCACAGTTCAAGATCCTTTTTCAGCTACGAGACCAACGGTCCGGACGAGCAGACGATTTCAGTCACGACTGCGCTCACGGGAGTACATCTGACGACCCGCGATGACCGCATCTTCTCAAAATGTCTGATCTCGGTGGAGAATTTGGGCCAGTGGTCAGGCTCCCATGTATTCAGCAGCACGTTCGGTACGACCGATGGGCAACTGAACGGCAACTCTTCGATCACCCTCAAGAGAACCGAGTCGCCGACGGCGAAGGTGGACGGGGCGACGGTAACGCTGCGTCATGAGTCCGTCCTCGCCTCATTCGATGACGTACGGGCGCACAGCACCGCCAGCATGCGGGACGCGGTTTGCGTCTCAGTTGCCCCGGAGGCTCCAATGACCGTCGCCGAGGCTCAGGACTGGGCCTCGGCAATCCAGGACCTGGTGTCGCTCGGAACGGACCAGGCGTGCGCTGTCCTGCGACTGGAACTTCGGATTCCTCTCGATATGGAGATGTTGCCCGACGGATACCCGGTCCATGATCATTCTGCCTTCGTTTACAATCGGGGAATCGTGAGGGGTCATGGCTCCGCGCCAGCCGTCGAACCTCGCGATATGCTCTTCACGTGCGACGACATTCCCTTCGACGATGTCCTGCCCCTGTGGTGGACCGTCCGCGCGAAGTTCTCGGCCTCCATCGGTATGCTTCTGGGACTAAAATATTCACCAGCTCAGTACGTTGAGAGCAAGCTGCTGTCCGTAGCCGGAGCCGCCGAGTCGTTCCATCGCGCCCTAGGCATCGCCGAGAAGCACATGCCTGATGAGGACTTCAAAACCTTTCGAAAGAGCCTTCTTGAAATTACACCGAAGGACTACCAGGCTTGGATAAAGGATGCCGTGAGAAACTCCAAGGCATCCCTCCGAGCTCGACTCAGGGGCATCGCGCATCGACTCGACTCTGATGCGATGGCGATCCTTATCCCCGATGTTGAGGAATGGGCCAGGAAGTCAACACGTGCCCGTAATGCATTGGCGCACACCGGCGAGGCTCCGGACTACACCACTGAGGAGTTGCACGCAGTCGTCACCGTCACCTCTGCAGTCGTCACCATGAATCTCCTCATAGAGCTCGGTCTACCCGGCGATAAGCAGCGAGAGCTCGCTAACGAGAACCCCGGTCTCCAGTACGCATCGGACCTCGCCACCCAGTTCCTCACAGCAGCATGA
- a CDS encoding HNH endonuclease signature motif containing protein, giving the protein MSSPHHSVPAPLADLADAYAQSLRDVGYRSDGRIPGKEKRPKPQDRNETWTTSHEAFETLAQSKCAPQVLAFLSKFSEISGLADDDGFSVSALLNTDDHRRGQRIASRVSVGQIEAFYILISPDGNEVTRVNMLTSRDEDLTWIPADVDVDIAPGHFANELVNDVSCSPSAAAQLMTDDRLAAALSRRLVKLRRNSRKRRADYHNSWLWGCVETRLASPPRTPSACAPDLTPDSPDVMRWAAQRTGQQRFRAELLKHYSECAICGITQIEVLEAAHLVAHSGGGSYDVSNGRLMCANHHLAFDRKLYEHDPDTDSFTWVGEYPEPNLGGQRH; this is encoded by the coding sequence GTGAGTTCACCGCACCACTCCGTCCCAGCACCACTCGCCGACCTCGCTGACGCTTACGCACAGAGTCTCCGAGATGTCGGGTATCGTTCCGATGGTCGCATTCCTGGCAAAGAAAAACGACCCAAGCCACAAGACCGCAACGAAACGTGGACCACATCCCATGAGGCATTCGAAACTCTCGCTCAATCGAAGTGCGCGCCGCAAGTGCTGGCGTTCCTCTCCAAATTCTCCGAGATCTCCGGACTCGCAGATGATGACGGATTCTCGGTTTCCGCCTTACTAAACACCGACGATCATCGACGCGGTCAAAGAATTGCCAGCAGAGTGTCCGTCGGCCAAATAGAGGCGTTCTATATCCTCATCTCGCCAGATGGGAACGAAGTGACGCGAGTGAACATGCTCACCTCCAGAGATGAAGATCTGACATGGATACCAGCCGATGTGGATGTCGATATTGCACCCGGGCATTTTGCCAACGAGTTGGTCAACGATGTGTCATGTTCACCTTCCGCTGCAGCACAGCTCATGACTGATGACCGGCTGGCCGCCGCACTGTCCAGGAGACTCGTTAAGCTCCGACGCAACAGTCGCAAGCGAAGGGCCGACTACCATAATTCATGGCTCTGGGGCTGTGTCGAGACACGCCTGGCGAGCCCTCCTCGGACTCCCAGCGCATGCGCTCCTGACCTCACACCGGACAGCCCAGACGTCATGCGGTGGGCCGCCCAGCGCACCGGACAGCAGAGATTCCGGGCCGAGTTGCTCAAGCACTATTCGGAGTGCGCTATCTGCGGCATCACCCAGATTGAAGTCCTGGAAGCCGCTCATCTCGTCGCTCACTCCGGCGGAGGGTCCTACGACGTCAGCAACGGTCGGCTCATGTGTGCCAACCATCATCTCGCCTTCGACAGAAAACTCTACGAGCACGACCCGGATACGGACTCATTCACATGGGTCGGAGAATATCCTGAACCGAACCTGGGAGGACAACGGCACTAA